One Elusimicrobiota bacterium DNA segment encodes these proteins:
- a CDS encoding acyl-CoA thioesterase has product MEEMKPKPVRASLTQLSDLMYPPDANIHGTVFGGIILQMVDKAAAVCAMRHASQPCVTVAMDRVEFLVPIHVGDLVIVEAQINYAGRSSMEIGVEVYAENLTQGTRRHTNSCLVTMVAVDKNGKPASVPGLILEGPDEKSRHKAAEARRRGIRK; this is encoded by the coding sequence ATGGAAGAGATGAAACCCAAGCCCGTGCGCGCCTCCCTGACGCAGCTCTCCGACCTCATGTACCCGCCGGACGCGAACATCCACGGCACGGTCTTCGGCGGAATCATCCTTCAGATGGTGGACAAGGCCGCGGCGGTCTGCGCCATGCGGCACGCCTCCCAACCCTGCGTCACCGTGGCCATGGACCGCGTGGAATTCCTCGTCCCCATCCATGTGGGAGACCTCGTCATCGTGGAGGCGCAGATCAACTACGCGGGCCGCTCCTCCATGGAAATCGGGGTCGAGGTTTACGCGGAAAACCTCACCCAAGGCACCCGCCGCCACACCAACTCGTGCCTGGTGACCATGGTGGCCGTGGACAAAAACGGCAAGCCGGCGTCGGTGCCCGGTCTGATCCTGGAAGGCCCCGACGAGAAATCCCGCCACAAGGCGGCCGAAGCCAGGCGCCGCGGAATAAGGAAGTAG